The Ruminococcus bovis genome includes a region encoding these proteins:
- a CDS encoding flavodoxin, whose translation MSKIAVVYWSGTGNTEAMANAVADGVNENGGNATLYTADSFNGDMVNDFDAIAFGCPAMGAEVLEDEEFEPMFNGCESALNGKKIALFGSYGWGDGEWMRNWEETCTSDGAVLATESVICNDAPDDDAIANCKALGASLV comes from the coding sequence ATGAGTAAGATTGCAGTTGTGTACTGGAGTGGTACAGGTAACACAGAAGCTATGGCAAATGCAGTAGCTGATGGTGTAAATGAAAATGGTGGTAACGCAACACTTTATACTGCTGACAGCTTTAACGGTGATATGGTCAATGACTTTGATGCTATTGCTTTTGGTTGTCCTGCAATGGGTGCTGAAGTTCTTGAAGATGAAGAATTTGAACCTATGTTTAATGGTTGTGAATCAGCACTAAATGGTAAGAAAATCGCTTTATTCGGCTCATATGGTTGGGGCGATGGTGAATGGATGCGTAACTGGGAAGAAACTTGTACTTCTGACGGTGCAGTTCTTGCAACAGAAAGTGTAATTTGTAATGATGCACCGGATGATGATGCTATTGCAAATTGTAAAGCACTTGGTGCATCATTAGTTTGA
- the rplQ gene encoding 50S ribosomal protein L17: MPRTRKLGRATDSRMAMLRAMVTYLFENGKIETTLARAKDVSSMAEKMITVAKEDNLHNKRMVMGFVTKESVTHKLFTEIAPKYADKNGGYTRITKIGPRRGDAAEMAIIELL; this comes from the coding sequence ATGCCAAGAACAAGAAAGCTAGGTAGAGCTACAGATAGCAGAATGGCAATGCTAAGAGCTATGGTAACATACCTATTTGAAAATGGTAAAATCGAAACAACTCTTGCTCGTGCAAAGGATGTTTCTTCAATGGCAGAAAAGATGATCACAGTAGCTAAGGAAGACAATCTTCACAATAAGAGAATGGTTATGGGTTTTGTAACTAAGGAATCAGTTACTCATAAGCTATTCACAGAGATTGCTCCTAAGTATGCAGACAAGAATGGTGGTTACACAAGAATCACTAAGATTGGTCCTCGTCGTGGTGACGCTGCAGAAATGGCTATCATCGAATTACTATAA
- the hydE gene encoding [FeFe] hydrogenase H-cluster radical SAM maturase HydE, producing MSTVNLVEKLYKEHNLSDSELKEILLTTDSEVDKTLQKYAQKVRDKVFGKNVYIRGLIEVSNYCKNDCYYCGIRRSNKNICRYRLTKEQILDCCKKGYELGFRTFVLQGGEDFHYSDDDICSIVSEIKSNFGDCAVTLSIGERSYESYKKYYDAGADRFLLREETSNPLHYGKLHPQEMSLENRIQCLYNLKEIGYQVGCGIMIGSPYQTVDDIILDLRFFQKFMPHMIGIGPFVPHKDTDFRDKPIGDLKLTLRTLGIIRLMINDVLLPSTTALSTIDPKGRILGILYGGNVVMPNLSPQFAKENYTLYDGKLSTGKESGEMVKELEKSLKNFGYSIEISRGDTPRK from the coding sequence ATGAGTACAGTTAATTTGGTAGAAAAATTATATAAAGAACATAACTTATCAGATAGTGAACTGAAAGAAATTCTTTTAACTACTGACAGTGAAGTTGATAAAACTTTGCAAAAGTATGCACAAAAAGTTAGGGATAAAGTATTTGGGAAAAATGTGTATATCAGAGGTTTAATTGAAGTCAGCAACTACTGTAAGAATGATTGTTATTACTGTGGAATCAGAAGAAGTAACAAAAATATTTGCAGATATAGACTGACAAAAGAACAGATACTTGATTGTTGCAAAAAAGGTTATGAGCTGGGCTTTAGGACTTTTGTTTTGCAAGGTGGTGAAGATTTTCACTATTCTGATGATGACATTTGTAGTATTGTAAGTGAAATAAAAAGTAACTTTGGTGATTGTGCAGTAACTTTGTCAATAGGTGAAAGAAGTTATGAAAGTTACAAGAAATATTATGATGCAGGTGCTGACAGGTTTTTACTGAGAGAAGAAACCTCAAACCCATTACATTATGGAAAACTTCATCCACAAGAAATGAGTTTGGAAAATAGAATTCAATGTTTATATAATCTGAAAGAAATCGGCTATCAAGTAGGTTGTGGAATTATGATAGGCTCACCTTATCAAACTGTTGATGATATTATTCTTGACCTTAGATTTTTTCAGAAATTTATGCCACATATGATTGGCATAGGACCATTTGTACCACATAAGGATACTGACTTTAGGGATAAACCTATTGGTGACTTAAAGTTGACTTTAAGAACTTTAGGGATAATCAGACTTATGATTAATGATGTGTTACTTCCATCAACAACTGCACTTAGTACAATTGACCCTAAAGGTAGAATCCTTGGAATTTTGTATGGTGGAAATGTTGTAATGCCGAATTTATCTCCACAATTTGCTAAGGAAAATTACACTTTATATGATGGCAAATTAAGTACAGGTAAAGAATCGGGAGAGATGGTTAAGGAACTTGAAAAATCTTTGAAAAATTTTGGTTACAGTATTG
- a CDS encoding DUF3793 family protein: MSEDLLVKHCSPTLAGLKTGNLFNCACSSEKEAVNFVNTYNKILSKKGIKLILLNYSNNRALLYLYRKNKLKSDLSTPYAEFLLRMQGYNSIDVESCIAQLKRRVKTSREFPHEIGLFLGYPPEDVYGFICNKGACSKCTGCWKVYGDEKEALKKFAKFKKCSRIYYLKWKQGFSLEKLTVSA; this comes from the coding sequence ATGTCAGAGGATTTATTAGTCAAGCATTGCTCACCAACATTAGCCGGACTAAAAACAGGCAACCTTTTTAATTGCGCTTGCAGTAGTGAAAAGGAAGCCGTAAATTTTGTAAATACATACAACAAGATACTTTCTAAAAAAGGAATAAAACTTATTCTGCTGAACTATTCTAACAACAGAGCATTGCTATACTTGTATCGCAAAAATAAGTTAAAAAGTGACTTATCAACTCCTTATGCTGAGTTTTTGCTTAGAATGCAAGGGTACAACAGTATTGATGTTGAAAGTTGTATTGCTCAGTTAAAGAGGAGAGTAAAAACTTCTAGAGAATTTCCCCACGAAATCGGACTTTTCCTCGGTTATCCCCCTGAGGATGTTTACGGTTTTATTTGCAACAAGGGTGCTTGTTCAAAGTGTACAGGTTGTTGGAAAGTTTATGGTGATGAGAAAGAAGCTTTGAAAAAATTTGCAAAATTTAAGAAATGCTCTCGTATTTATTACTTAAAATGGAAACAAGGTTTTTCACTTGAAAAACTTACTGTTTCAGCTTAG